A part of Aegilops tauschii subsp. strangulata cultivar AL8/78 chromosome 2, Aet v6.0, whole genome shotgun sequence genomic DNA contains:
- the LOC109764340 gene encoding uncharacterized protein: protein MGALNLFPNLSSSWVKLIHGQAWRLLVRRAGRGSVSTGHVRKPTMHQHHTSRTPGSCKRIRQSCPRDSISYGTHAASTAGRSSALSSTAMARACKCSPALRLLPNPITAQLPGGRSHGRCRCLAVHAQLPAEDADDYPAESPKRVQVTQSLRRSRRRGAAGRQSLISVGTSRGGGDQWSSDFELTLRQLRLDDLIEDGHSDADVLVHLLVQQHTQFGMSIKGRVVTSLTKICDSCSAPYCTKIDEQFDITVLSSSRKDQSGLPEIGDSDPSVIYVKPGTEIDIDSSIQETIRLTASAKSSCSEACEKSPVVWKRAGNQKKRYSQTWSKLLDLKRTLDKAPS from the exons ATGGGGGCTTTGAACCTCTTCCCAAACCTGTCGTCGAGCTGGGTCAAGCTCATCCACGGCCAGGCGTGGCGCTTATTGGTCCGGAGAGCGGGGCGTGGCTCAGTCAGCACCGGTCACGTACGTAAACCCACCATGCACCAGCACCACACATCACGGACGCCAGGGAGTTGCAAGAGGATAAGGCAATCGTGTCCCCGTGACTCCATTTCCTACGGTACGCATGCAGCTAGCACAGCCGGCCGAAGCTCTGCTCTCAGCTCGACAGCAATGGCGAGAGCCTGCAAGTGCAGCCCCGCCTTGAGGCTGCTGCCGAACCCGATCACGGCACAGCTCCCGGGCGGCAGGAGCCACGGAAGATGCAGATGCCTTGCCGTTCACGCGCAGCTCCCAGCCGAGGATGCCGATGATTACCCCGCTGAGTCACCCAAAAGGGTCCAGGTTACACAG AGCCTCAGGAGGAGCCGCCGGAGGGGAGCCGCCGGGCGGCAGAGCCTGATCTCCGTCGGGACGTCGCGCGGCGGAGGAGATCAGTGGAGCAGCGACTTCGAGCTGACGCTCCGGCAGCTGAGGCTGGACGACCTGATCGAGGACGGGCACAGCGACGCCGACGTCCTGGTGCACCTTCTGGTCCAGCAG CACACCCAGTTCGGAATGTCGATCAAAGGGCGAGTGGTCACATCGCTCACCAAAATATGTGATTCCTGCTCCGCCCCATACTGCACAAAG ATTGATGAGCAGTTCGACATTACGGTGCTGTCTTCCTCCAGGAAAGATCAGAGCGGTTTGCCTGAAATCGGAGACAGCGATCCGTCA GTCATCTATGTGAAGCCAGGAACAGAAATCGATATCGACTCGTCAATCCAAGAGACGATACGACTAACAGCGTCAGCCAAG AGTTCATGTTCGGAGGCGTGTGAGAAGTCTCCTGTCGTGTGGAAAC GTGCTGGTAACCAGAAGAAGCGTTACAGCCAAACGTGGTCAAAACTTCTTGATCTCAAGAGAACTCTGGACAAGGCGCCCAGCTAA